From Cygnus olor isolate bCygOlo1 chromosome 7, bCygOlo1.pri.v2, whole genome shotgun sequence, a single genomic window includes:
- the LOC121073425 gene encoding KIF-binding protein isoform X1 — protein MAAAAAGGWWAAACEKFRSARTLSAVESRKDPESEPYRSKYSARALLQEVKQQLSAAEEGGEARLLAVRRAVLEYELGVNHTDTEELSAGEEHLQRCTQLLQPHRLSRDCVSLYIQAQNNLGILWSERDEIKTAQTYLESAEALYNQYMKEDGNPPLDPSEHFMSEEEKLTDQERSKRFEKAYTHTLYYLAQVYQHLEMTEKAAQYCHTTLKRQLEYCGYYPVEWALNAATLSQYYLSKQCFMESRHCLAAASVIFSQAGQVPSAEDNENEQDQQDLRQRKAEIARCWIKYCLNLLQSARKLLEDDIGEMDSFRQMQLKAQRKKEEDEKENGRKKAVLFGTSDICDSVLAMEEKVSSVYPLDFQEAREIFLVGQNYVQEAKEFFQVDGYVTDHIEIVQDHSALFKVLAFFEEDYERRCKMHKRRIDMLEPIYADLNPQYYLLISRQLQFELAETYYEMMDLKVTIGNRLEGLDSHTIKKVNSLAQLAIKYYELFLDSLRNPDKVFPEELDEDVLRPAMVAKFHIARLYSKLITSDSKKQLENMQTSLEYYTFLIDYCEKHPDAVRVVETELELSKEMVGLLPTRMERLRAKLGPFV, from the exons atggcggcggcggcggcgggtgGCTGGTGGGCCGCGGCCTGCGAGAAGTTCCGCAGCGCCCGCACCCTGTCGGCCGTGGAGTCGCGCAAGGACCCGGAGAGCGAGCCGTACCGCTCCAAGTACAGTGCCCGggcgctgctgcaggaggtgaagcagcagctgagcgCCGCCGAGGAGGGAGGCGAGGCGCGGCTGCTGGCCGTGAGGCGCGCCGTGCTGGAGTACGAGCTGGGCGTCAACCACACCGACACCGAGGAGCTGTCGGCCGGCGAGGAGCACCTGCAGCGCTGCACGCAGCTCCTCCAGCCGCACCGCCTCTCCCGAGACTGCGTTTCCCTCTACATCCAGGCCCAG AACAATCTAGGTATCCTGTGGTCTGAAAGGGATGAAATTAAAACTGCACAAACTTACTTGGAATCTGCCGAAGCCTTGTATAATCAATACATGAAAGAG GATGGAAATCCTCCCCTGGATCCCAGTGAACATTTCATGTcggaagaagaaaaactcacAGACCAAGAAAGATCAAAAAG atttgaaaaagCCTATACCCATACGCTGTATTATCTAGCCCAAGTCTACCAACACCTGGAGATGACTGAGAAGGCTGCTCAGTATTGCCATACTACTCTGAAACGACAGCTTGAGTACTGTGGCTATTACCCAGTGGAATGGGCACTCAACGCTGCTACGCTGTCACAGTACTATCTCTCTAAG caATGTTTTATGGAGTCCCGACATTGTTTAGCAGCAGCCAGTGTCATCTTTAGCCAAGCCGGCCAGGTGCCATCTGCTGAAGACA ATGAAAATGAGCAAGACCAGCAGGACCTTCgacagagaaaagctgaaattgcAAGATGCTGGATTAAGTATTGCTTGAATCTTCTGCAGAGTGCTCGGAAATTACTTGAG gaTGACATAGGAGAGATGGATTCATTCAGGCAAATGCAACTTAAagcccaaaggaaaaaagaggaagatgaaaaggaGAACGGCAGGAAAAAAGCTGTCCTTTTTGGGACGAGTGATATATGTGACTCTGTCTTAGCCATGGAAGAGAAAGTGAGCAGCGTGTATCCGTTAGATTTTCAGGAAGCCAGAGAGATCTTTCTAGTGGGTCAGAACTATGTTCAGGAAGCAAAAGAGTTCTTCCAGGTTGATGGTTATGTTACTGACCATATTGAGATTGTTCAGGATCACAGTGCGTTGTTTAAGGTCCTTGCTTTCTTTGAAGAAGACTATGAGAGACGCTGCAAAATGCACAAGCGTAGAATAGACATGCTGGAGCCTATATATGCAGACTTGAACCCACAGTACTACCTATTGATTAGTAGGCAGCTTCAGTTTGAACTAGCCGAGACCTATTACGAGATGATGGATTTAAAGGTAACTATTGGTAACAGGTTAGAGGGGCTTGACTCCCACACGATAAAAAAAGTTAATTCCTTGGCTCAGTTAGCAATCAAGTATTATGAACTCTTCTTAGATTCTTTGAGGAACCCAGATAAGGTGTTTCCTGAGGAGCTTGACGAAGATGTTCTTCGCCCTGCAATGGTGGCTAAATTTCATATCGCACGGCTCTATAGTAAGCTTATTACTTCAGATAGCAAAAAGCAACTGGAAAATATGCAGACATCATTGGAATATTACACATTTCTGATAGACTATTGCGAGAAGCACCCAGATGCTGTCCGTGTTGTTGAGACTGAACTAGAACTCAGTAAGGAGATGGTGGGTCTTCTTCCAACAAGAATGGAGAGGCTAAGAGCAAAACTGGGGCCATTCGTATAA
- the LOC121073425 gene encoding KIF-binding protein isoform X2, which yields MLLVMQYPEKNNLGILWSERDEIKTAQTYLESAEALYNQYMKEDGNPPLDPSEHFMSEEEKLTDQERSKRFEKAYTHTLYYLAQVYQHLEMTEKAAQYCHTTLKRQLEYCGYYPVEWALNAATLSQYYLSKQCFMESRHCLAAASVIFSQAGQVPSAEDNENEQDQQDLRQRKAEIARCWIKYCLNLLQSARKLLEDDIGEMDSFRQMQLKAQRKKEEDEKENGRKKAVLFGTSDICDSVLAMEEKVSSVYPLDFQEAREIFLVGQNYVQEAKEFFQVDGYVTDHIEIVQDHSALFKVLAFFEEDYERRCKMHKRRIDMLEPIYADLNPQYYLLISRQLQFELAETYYEMMDLKVTIGNRLEGLDSHTIKKVNSLAQLAIKYYELFLDSLRNPDKVFPEELDEDVLRPAMVAKFHIARLYSKLITSDSKKQLENMQTSLEYYTFLIDYCEKHPDAVRVVETELELSKEMVGLLPTRMERLRAKLGPFV from the exons ATGCTTTTAGTTATGCAGTATCCAGAAAAG AACAATCTAGGTATCCTGTGGTCTGAAAGGGATGAAATTAAAACTGCACAAACTTACTTGGAATCTGCCGAAGCCTTGTATAATCAATACATGAAAGAG GATGGAAATCCTCCCCTGGATCCCAGTGAACATTTCATGTcggaagaagaaaaactcacAGACCAAGAAAGATCAAAAAG atttgaaaaagCCTATACCCATACGCTGTATTATCTAGCCCAAGTCTACCAACACCTGGAGATGACTGAGAAGGCTGCTCAGTATTGCCATACTACTCTGAAACGACAGCTTGAGTACTGTGGCTATTACCCAGTGGAATGGGCACTCAACGCTGCTACGCTGTCACAGTACTATCTCTCTAAG caATGTTTTATGGAGTCCCGACATTGTTTAGCAGCAGCCAGTGTCATCTTTAGCCAAGCCGGCCAGGTGCCATCTGCTGAAGACA ATGAAAATGAGCAAGACCAGCAGGACCTTCgacagagaaaagctgaaattgcAAGATGCTGGATTAAGTATTGCTTGAATCTTCTGCAGAGTGCTCGGAAATTACTTGAG gaTGACATAGGAGAGATGGATTCATTCAGGCAAATGCAACTTAAagcccaaaggaaaaaagaggaagatgaaaaggaGAACGGCAGGAAAAAAGCTGTCCTTTTTGGGACGAGTGATATATGTGACTCTGTCTTAGCCATGGAAGAGAAAGTGAGCAGCGTGTATCCGTTAGATTTTCAGGAAGCCAGAGAGATCTTTCTAGTGGGTCAGAACTATGTTCAGGAAGCAAAAGAGTTCTTCCAGGTTGATGGTTATGTTACTGACCATATTGAGATTGTTCAGGATCACAGTGCGTTGTTTAAGGTCCTTGCTTTCTTTGAAGAAGACTATGAGAGACGCTGCAAAATGCACAAGCGTAGAATAGACATGCTGGAGCCTATATATGCAGACTTGAACCCACAGTACTACCTATTGATTAGTAGGCAGCTTCAGTTTGAACTAGCCGAGACCTATTACGAGATGATGGATTTAAAGGTAACTATTGGTAACAGGTTAGAGGGGCTTGACTCCCACACGATAAAAAAAGTTAATTCCTTGGCTCAGTTAGCAATCAAGTATTATGAACTCTTCTTAGATTCTTTGAGGAACCCAGATAAGGTGTTTCCTGAGGAGCTTGACGAAGATGTTCTTCGCCCTGCAATGGTGGCTAAATTTCATATCGCACGGCTCTATAGTAAGCTTATTACTTCAGATAGCAAAAAGCAACTGGAAAATATGCAGACATCATTGGAATATTACACATTTCTGATAGACTATTGCGAGAAGCACCCAGATGCTGTCCGTGTTGTTGAGACTGAACTAGAACTCAGTAAGGAGATGGTGGGTCTTCTTCCAACAAGAATGGAGAGGCTAAGAGCAAAACTGGGGCCATTCGTATAA
- the SRGN gene encoding serglycin — protein sequence MPAKMQLPVRCSRRIFLAVCVILFVGCTAQGAPMQKARYKRVRCRPDAWSPNCIEEKGPWFHLPNDGANRILPPMADPSLMKSYQELSDIFPLSEEESGSGLDTAPEMEPASGSGAEAIPAPRAARRPELPPELGLQLSEEALLL from the exons atGCCGGCCAAAATGCAGCTCCCAGTCAGATGTAGCAGGAGGATTTTCCTGGCTGTTTGTGTAATCCTCTTTGTGGGATGTACAGCACAAG GTGCCCCCATGCAGAAGGCGCGGTACAAGAGGGTGAGGTGCCGGCCCGACGCCTGGTCCCCCAACTGCATCGAGGAGAAGGGGCCCTGGTTCCACCTGCCCAACGACGGCGCCAACAGGATCCTCCCTCCCATGGCTGACCCATCCCT GATGAAGAGCTACCAGGAGCTGAGTGATATCTTCCCGCTCTCCGAGGAGGAATCGGGCTCTGGCTTGGACACGGCACCAGAGATGGAGCCTGCCTCGGGGTCAGGAGCCGAGGCCATCCCGGCTCCCCGGGCTGCCCGGAGACCGGAGCTGCCAccggagctggggctgcagctgtcAGAGGAGGCTCTGCTCCTCTAA